Part of the Triticum aestivum cultivar Chinese Spring chromosome 4D, IWGSC CS RefSeq v2.1, whole genome shotgun sequence genome is shown below.
ACTGTGCCGCAGACGTCATGATTGACTCCCCTACCAACATGGACGGTGCAGAATTAAGCTCGAGCATTACTTGTGTTCACTAGGAAAAGCTTGAGCATTACTTGCATGTCGTCGATCGAGCAACCACTCCTCGCTAGTCCATGATAGCTCCATTGCTCCTACAGCTTTGACATCGACAAGATATTCTCAAGCCAATCCGCTATATGCTCGTATTTTCCTATCCATCCGGCCGGCTGTAGTTGTTGATCCGATGCTTTCGCGGGATGAAAGCATGGTAAAACTTTGACGATTTTTTGTGTCCAGTAGTTTATTTGCACGCCAACTATGCGGACGCCTCCCGTCGCCCCCGACGGCCCCTCTCGTCCTCCTCCTTCCTCGCCCCGCCCGAGGGCGCGGCCGGGCAAAGCCttgccgtcgccggcggcggcggggactagGTGCCCTCCCGCTCGTGAGGAGCTGGCGCGGGCCGGCGCCCCCAGGGCCGGAGCGTGGCGTGCGGCCGGACGTCATGATGGGGGCTGGCGGCACTCCGGCGATCCCATTCCCTATGGCAGGCGGCTTCAAGATCTGGGGCGCCACGGTcgtcaggcggcggcggcttgaccagatcggcggcggcgcggccgatcTGGGCTCAGGCGTGAGCTTGGTCTCCGGGTCACGGTCGGCGCGATGGCGAGTGCGACACGTCGGCATCTGGCCCTTGACAACCCGGgcaactccgggggaaaccctagatctctaTGGGATCGAGCGATGGCAGTGCTCTTGCGCCGTAGTCCCACttcagggcatcgttttggagtttgCTACGGTCGAAGGAACCAGCGAGGCGGGCGGCGTACGCCTGGTGGCgcaactgccgatgaaaatcgcgacgactacggtcatggcggacgatggcggcgtctttgATGTTGTTTCCTTGTCGAGGCATCGTTGTTGCAGTTGgcgtcatcaggctcgggatgctccgggggaaaccctcgATCTGGGTCTCCTGGATCAGACGATGATGGCGTTCTTAGTAGCGCCTTCCCTCATGGgtgcatcgttttggagcaagtgtggctggaggtgacaagaggaggagcggtgcttCATCACATACATTGATGGTGTCGGATCTCGATGGCATGGCGCTCTGGAGATTAGGCGTCTGATGTGcgatgatggactcgcgcaggaggtcgacgctgtctggcgtcgtggtggcgtcggcggcagctagaccgggcaacgTTCATGtagcagtacagctctgaagatggattggtgacaGGTGGCTGCGGTGggctcatacccggcaggcgtcctggttgaggagcatgccggactggtgggtgcccatacccggcaggcgtcctggttgggacctcaggtcttagatgttaggtttggctgtgaGGTCTGTTTGGCTAGgctcagactatcagcatcccttcatcaattggattgGAGTAACGACACTTTTGTTGTCTAGACGGTGATTTCAGTCTTACTgttatatgattttgtaaggtcttgtacgaataattaataaagtggctgcatgcatcgtccagatgcagaggccgaaagtcctcctccatttctaaaaacaAAATATGCGGACGCGTGAGGTACCAAAAGATGAAAGAAACACAGCATGGTGTCCCGTCGATAGCATCACTATTTCACCTCCTCGTGTTCCACATGAAAATTTGGCCGCTTCTTCTTTTCAACTAACGGAATCTAAATTAAGACTTCAGGACATGTGCATTGTTGGACTGGTCTAGTTAGAGCATCCCTATTGATTGTCACTGAGGTAGATAGATTTATAGAATTATATTCCTTTTATGTAAAAGAAGGATAGACATCACACATCACTCTTGCTACGATGTTCTTATAATTGGAGCCTTGTCAGCTCCGAATCCTTCTTCAGATCTGATCGTTTCTGTGGTACTGAAACCGCAGCGTCACCACTCTGATATTTTCGTTACATTGCACAAAACATTATTTTGGAAGAGAGCAGCGATTCGGTGCCCAGACTCATCTGTATCCGCGATGAtggaaaaattcaaaacaaatactaaaaaaattaaaaaactactttttgcatggtagataatttgattCGGGAGGCGCGCTtcaaatttcagatcatttggacatctgagtagctctcggcgAAAAAGATAAATTTGGGatctgtaaaaaagtttactgtaCATGTATTATTCtgacccaatttgtctttttttgctgagagctactcatatgttcaaatgatctgaaatttggaACGCACTTCATGCATCAAATTACCTGCCATTAAAAAATTgggtttttttatttcttttgtattTTCATGAATTTTTTCTTGATCGGGTGCAGATGAGGCTGAGCTCAAAAATGGATATCCGATTTTGGAAGCATATTTGTAACATAAATAAATAGCTTTATTTTGTGTGAACAAATCCAACAATTTGGGTTACGTCGACACTTAGCGTATGGCAAAAGCTTAAGAGACATCAGATCTGTAACCAAATCTTTTTGTGTAGTTTCACCGAAGCGAGCTATCTGTTTAAAGGAATAAATTAACAATGCAATGTAGATTCAATTTCAACATATCATTTATTAGCCAAATCCAAAATTGCAAACAATGGCTACATATCATGTTAGAAATGAGGTCCACGGCAAACATCAGGAACCGTTAATGTTATGTCTGCACCTCAATGCCTTCGTTGACGAAACAAAAACATGTGGTGACAGAATAACACCAATTAGGATCGAGTGGTGTTTCTCGTGCATGTAGTTGGGAACCTAACTATATTTTGTACAGATGCAAACTGTGGTTTATCACATAGACAAGTTCTAACTTATGCATACCATGGTTAGCTATTACTgtattttttaaaagaaaagaaaaaagttcCGAACCATGGTATGCAAAACAACATGAGACAACATGATTTATTTGGCTTATAAATCTTCAACTTGCTATTGTAGTGTTAGTAAATGACGGAGATAATATTAAAAGATTGTGATATGTCATGGACGTTGGTCCTGCTCGGCGGAGGTGTTCAGTTGTCGGCGTGCAAGGCTCTAGAGCATGGCGTCTCATGTGCTAGTGGGGGATATCAGGTTGGGAGGTGGCGTGCCTTAGAGGGGTCTGTTCTTGGCCGGATCCGGAGGGCCGGATTGGCTCAGTGGAGGTCTACTACCTCGGCTGCACGACATGTGACTAGGGAAGGTAGCCCGTGACGTGGTGTTGCCTACCGCCAATGATCCCCATCCTTGGCGAGATTTGGTGTGGAGGCTGGATCCAGAGGTGATCTAGGTCTTGGACCAGGTATTTCTCTAATCATGGGCCGACACTGGTGATGTTTGATCCTGGCCAATGTTGTGTTGCAAAGTCGGCCTTGGATGCCCGGCGACAGCCCCGGTAGCTGAGGCTGAACGGTTAGCTCTGCGGTGAGTAGCGCTGCAATGGTGGTGTCATCTCTCCTTGGTTGTGTGGATGGCGAGGAGTGGGGTGGAGGGTGATCCAAGTGTTGTCGGCGCTTTGGCGGTGGTGGCTCCATGGTCTTGTTATGGAGTCCTTGTTCAGTGGTCCTTCCCTTGGGTTGGGTTCGTGAGCTTGGTACCTTGGTGTGACTCCAAGTGAAAGCTCCGTACGGCACCGCCGACAATGCTTGTGGGTGTCGTGTCCCTCTTGAAGGTGTCGTCATGGTTCCCCTCCTCGTGGCAGGGCTCCGGTTGAAAACCCAATCCTTCTTTGCAGCCTCCGCGGTAGCGGAACGTTGCATCGCAATCCTCTTGGGGTAACGTGGAGCTCAGGTAACTTTAGGTTGCAACGTGCCGGCATCTTCCGGGCATGGATCATGAAATGAGGTTTCTTCGATTCTGGCATGCGGCTGTCTTGTTGGTCTCCTACCTTTAAAACATATCAGTTGTTACCGTTCTCAGTCATCGCTATCCGCATGTAGGTTGGCGCTCCACGACTCGAACCGGGAGGGCGCGGCATCACTCTCGGGCGGTTTGCTTGGTGTGTGCGTGTGGCGTAACAGTTTAGTGGTTTCCCAAGGAGGAGCATTTTTCGTTCCTAGCTGATGGTCTCGCATACTTATTGTTGGGTGTGACTTCTCATGTTTTCTTGCTTGGCTTTGAGTTTGTGGCTTCTTCGCTCCTCTCTCAGATGTCGATTTTATTTTAACCTGCTTTCTAAGAGAATTTTCTCATCACCTTGTATCGGCTCGGACGTTTGGGCTTTATTTATAAAACGGGGCGAAAATTGTTCCGACAATATGTTACTTATCAAGTTTTGAAGGAAGAAAGGAAATAATTTAGGTATGTGTGAAGATGAAGTGGGAGTGAACAAAGAACGAGAGAAAGTTACTGGACTAATTTAGACCTGAAATAACAGATTGTGTACAATATGAGTAGATGATGTGCGAGCTTTAGCCACATGAATTAAGAAAGAAATTAATCCTCAACACTTACAGCTAAAGCTAGGCACACCATTAATGTGGGAAAAGGTATAAGTACCATCGCTGGTTTATAACAATAGCATCTTATCTTATGAGTGCGGCGTTTTGGTGGGCAGACTCATCTGCATCCGGTCAGGAAAGAAAAACAAAtactgaaaaattcaaaaaaaatcaatttttttgtgtggtagataatttaaTGCGTGAGGTTTGCTCAAATTTTTAGATTATTTGGACATATGAGCAGCTcatagcaaaaaagacaaatcgggtcagaacagtgcgtgaacagtaaacatttttacagatcCCAAATTTGTcctttttgccgagagctactcaaatgtccaaatgatttgaaaattgggCGAACCTCACGCATTAAATTGTCTACCACACAAAAAATatggaattttttaaatttttctagtatttattttgaatttttttcgtcagagcgggtgcagctgagcctgggctcagaagtggattactgcttattttctttttttttaaataaggaACAATAGCATCTTATCATTTAGCAAAACAGTAGCGACACTgcatattattatttatttattttgcgggtGGACACTGCATATTATGGCATAGATTCTTTTCCTTACATATATGCTACCAAAGTGACGCCATGGTCCATCTCCATAGTGTTGTTCGATGGCTTTATTATAATTAACGATGGCCATCACCACGACACTGCCTTTTCCTGCACGTACATAATTACCATTCCTTTCCTAGAAAATGGAAATATATCGTCATCAACTAATGAGAATTGCTACCACTACCAGTTGGCACGGTAGCACCGTCTGCGTCCTATATAACTCCTCGCTGTTTTTCCCGCAACTCATCTCAGTAGATCGTTCGCCACTTGTACTAGTTAACATATACAAGTACTACGTACTCGGACGTGATGGCTAACTCGACCGCCTTGATCCTTCTGATCTCATCGGTCCTGCTAGCCGCAGCTGCCTACATCCGCCGTGAGCCAGGCCACGCGGACGGAAGCTTCGCCGACGCACACCTCCACTTCTACATGCACGACGCCTACGGCGGCCCGCGCCCCACGGCCGCGCTCATCGTCACTGGAAGGGAGCCGCTCCCACTACCGTCTGACGACGGCGCCACCGACCAGGAGACAACCTCCTCCTCCCCGCGGAGGTTCGGCGACATCGCCGTGATGAACAACGCGCTCACGGAGGGGCCCGAGCGCGGCAGCGCACGAGTCGGCACGGCGCAGGGGTTCACCGTGCGCGTCGCGGAGCACGGCGCCGTGAACGACCTAAGCCTGCACCTCGTGCTCGAGGCCGGCGGGTACGGGGGGAGCTCGCTGGCGGTGAAGGGCAGGGTGGACACGGGCGCCGCGGTGCGGGAGTCCATAATCGTCGGCGGCACCGGCCGCTTCCGCTTCGCGACGGGCTACGCGCTGAGCAGGAGCTACGACTACGACGTCGCCAGCGGAGGAGTCGTGGAGATCGATGTGTACGTGCAGCTTCGACGAGTTTaattatactactccctccgttcctaaatataagtcttttaaagAGTTAAATACACCACCGGTGTCTTAACTTGTTTGGTGCGGTTACTTTGATGCCTAAACTTGTAAAATACAttaaactggtgccgtaacttgttcGAGCGTGCAAATACGGTGCCTCCGTCCGTATCCGGCATATGCACTGCCCACATGGCGTGGCAACGTCGCGTTGGCCCACGTGCCAGTGTCTCTGTGAGGAGCGTGCTGGTTGTTTTACAGAAAACTCCATGTACTTTAATTAAATTTTGCAAAAGCCCCTCACATTTTATTTAAATATGCTGAACTGCATTGATCCCACCTGTCAGGTCTGGGTCCCACATGCCATCACGTTGGATGAAATagtaaaaagaaagaaaagggcgTGTTGGCAGGATTCGAGCCCAGTGCACAACACCAAGAATAGATGTATGTGCAACATGGAGATGCACTCCTATTTATAATAAGGCTACTGGGCGGAATAATAAAGAAAACGTTGATTCGTGGGAATTCAAACTCAGGAGTTCAATTTTTTTGTTCTTTTAACGGTACCAGGAGCTCTTTTTTTTTAGGTTTTCGGTTTTCTTTTAGGGTAGAACACTGTAGCGAGTTAGCCGATAAACCAAACAAGGGGGGCGTATCTGGCGCACCGGGGTATTTGTTGCTGCCTATGCACCGGACCCCCGTTGCACAttcaaattttttgaaaaaaaacaaaaataattttAGCGCCATTCGGAAATAATTTAGTGCATTAACATAACCTTAATGTATGTTGTCACAAATAATCAAATAAAAACAACATTGGTCGAGATACAAACACTCCAACCAGACAAGACAGCCCGCCCAAGCTGACAACGCTCTCAGCCTCTCCGAAGTGAACAATTATGAGCTAGATGTATATATATCGTGTTGCTCTTTACCTCTTCAAgcatttctattttttattttactaTATGTGGCACTTTTATGGGCCCGCACAATTGTTTTTCAATTTCATGTTTAATTTTTTGATATTATTTTCCCTGTTTAAAAAAAATATGTAAGAAAATATTACCACTGTATATGGACGGAGGTACCGTATATGCACTATGCGACAAGTTATAGCACTACTtttatgtattttgcaagtttgggCACTAAACTGATCGCAGCGGACAAGTTAAGGCAGCTATGGGGTATTTAACTCTCTTTTAAAagatttcactatagactacatacggagcaaaatgaatgaatcaaTACTCTAAaaggcgtctatatacatccgaatgtaGTTTCTATAGTGGAATCTttaaaagacttacatttaggaacggaggaagtatgctGCATGCATGTCTGGCCGGCGTATGCGTCGAGTGAGCATACTGAATTTCAACCGATGACATCTAGGGgacaaaatgaaaaaaagagataATTGCGTGAGCAACCTCACAGTTTCAAGTATGTGTGTTTTAGACACATGTGTTGCAAAAATATGCACCTTTATGGCCTTTGGTTTTTTGTTTTCGAGAAGATATCCAAAGTGCTGATATGTATCCTATACCCGATATTTATCAAGGAAAACAAGAGTTCATACAAAGGAATGACAACTCATCACAAAACGACTTGTAGAAAGTAAAGTTACCTCGAAAATCACATTTGTCGTCTTCCTTTGATTGTTATCCGCCTACCAGAGCATGAAACTTACTAAACAAATAGCAAGGAAAGGGACATCTGCTACACTCCCACCATACAAGACTTTGAAGACGCTATAGTCACTCACTGCGAATAACGAGATCTGGTAACCGTTGAACGAACATCAGCTGGACAAGCACCCCAAGCAGCACATGCTTGCAATTCTTCACCATCAATCCAAAGGGTTGGAGAAACCGAATCTTGCCGCTGAACAAAACAAAAGAAGAATTCGAAGTCGCAACACTAAAATCCAGCCAACTACTTCTCCTGATGGGCACACCAACTACCAAGATCCAAATAGAGCCAATAAATCTGGCAGCATCTACCCTCACTTGCCCTTTGGCAGGGTTGAGATACTCTGCAGTACTGTACCGTGCTGTAGTGCGGATGACACATGGGACCGGGTCCACATGACAGCGACCGTACTGCACGCTGCGCTACAGCAGAGGATCCTAACCCCCTTTGGCGGGTGCGGATCAAACATCATTGATGTAGGAAGAAACCGAAGAGACTTTAGTCCAACATGCCATCGTCGCCACCATCTAGTTGATGCCACCACAGGAACAAAGTTTAAGAGAAACACGAGGACATGCAAGGACTAAAATCTACGAAAAAGCGGGTACCCACTCCCCTAGCTTTAACGAGGCTGCCAGACATGAGATAAGAGGGGGACCAAGGCGGTGGTATGGAGGGAACCCTATGGTCTCCGATGTTGATGGAGCTTGCACTCGCAATCCATAAACATGTGGTGCCATGGATGACACTAGCCCACCACATTATTCATCGTCTTTTTTTCATCGAACAACTATTCTGGTTAAATGAAGTTATACACATGCCGGAAGATAACCGAACATAACAGTTTTAGCTTGTCGGAGCATATACAACCATGGCACATACATACACCCATAAAACTCACACCAAGTGACTTCAacactttattgaaactaaagttaCATATATATGCCCTGATGTGGCCAAGCCGGCATATCGCTTTAGCTAGTTATGTTCCCTTAGATTTTTCGTTACAAACTTAGGCATTGCCCTTATTTACTTATAGCACACCATCAATATCAAACTCACAACATTAAGCATAGCCCACACCATCGAGGCACTTGGCACACAATCTTATGGATATACCTCGATGACACCTCGAGGTCCCAGTTTCTTGATGATTTTATAGTCGCTAAATCCTGCTTTTGTAAAGATTGTGCTCCAGTCATTTTCATCGCGTTGCCGTCCTCTTGTACATACCAACATGAGCATATCCACCAACAGTTGGGTTTCTAACATTTCTTTGGATGATGAGCCGACTACTATATCTATGACAATAACCTTTCCCCCCATTTCGCGGGACGGAATGGCCTTCTTGCATTGAGCCAGGATATTGATGCAATCTTCATCGCTCCAGAAGTGCAGAACAAGCTAGCATGAAAAAATAATGGTCAAGCAATTATTAATAATTTTGGACATTAAATGTATTTGTGCATACATCTTAATAAGTAGTTATTACATAGCTGAACAAAGTTACTCTCAAAATAATGAGAAAATGAGACTAGTCCTACAGTTAGTTCCCCAAGAGTGAAAAATTGTTTTGGAAAAGTTTACAAAGACAACACTTCATACCTTAAGCATCACAGCTTGAGCAGGTGGAATGGTATGGAATAGGTCACCAGCGACATAGTTAACTATACCATCACTTGGGACTTTCTCGATCACCTTCCGAAGGTCCAACACATTGCACTTGATATGCGGGAAGGCCTTGACAATAGCCCTAGCTGTCGTTCCATCACCACCACAACAGTCTGTGAGTGACTGCACCCCCTTGAATAAGTCATGGCATTCCCGCAATATGGTGTTGATCCCCAAATGGTCATGGGCAGCCAAAGCTTCATGGAACACCTTGTCTGACTCTGGGTCTAGGAGCGCCATACTCTCCTCGAAGAGTGTGGCACCATGCACATCTTCAAATGGTGATGGCGGTGGTGCAATGTCCTTCTTGAACCAGTCAGCTAGCCCCAAGGCCGCATCTATGTAATGTCTTGAGGTCGTGGCAAGCACAATGGCCTTCTGGCTGGCCTCACCATCAATGAATACACCATCCACCAGGAGGTATGATAGCGGGATGAGGGTGTAGGTCCCCTCCTCAGGGGACGCTAAGGCGCCTGATGTGGCCAACAACCGCAAGACATGGCCAAGGTATGGCGTCTTAGATGGTGGGAGGGACAGTGCAGTGACAAGATCAGGCA
Proteins encoded:
- the LOC123098627 gene encoding dirigent protein 1-like isoform X1, yielding MANSTALILLISSVLLAAAAYIRREPGHADGSFADAHLHFYMHDAYGGPRPTAALIVTGREPLPLPSDDGATDQETTSSSPRRFGDIAVMNNALTEGPERGSARVGTAQGFTVRVAEHGAVNDLSLHLVLEAGGYGGSSLAVKGRVDTGAAVRESIIVGGTGRFRFATGYALSRSYDYDVASGGVVEIDVSGSHMPSRWMK
- the LOC123098627 gene encoding dirigent protein 1-like isoform X2, producing the protein MANSTALILLISSVLLAAAAYIRREPGHADGSFADAHLHFYMHDAYGGPRPTAALIVTGREPLPLPSDDGATDQETTSSSPRRFGDIAVMNNALTEGPERGSARVGTAQGFTVRVAEHGAVNDLSLHLVLEAGGYGGSSLAVKGRVDTGAAVRESIIVGGTGRFRFATGYALSRSYDYDVASGGVVEIDVYVQLRRV